Proteins co-encoded in one Sporosarcina sp. FSL K6-1522 genomic window:
- a CDS encoding arylamine N-acetyltransferase, whose product MEAQQYLARFTTTVPNEVSLPILTMLQHQHLQHIPFENLDVIRKTPIYLNLQRIFTKVVDNHRGGYCYELNGLFHWLLTELGFTAHLVAATVLRPNGEWAKAETHAAILVQLDVPYLVDVGFGAATPRTPIPLDGSERTDSNGTYKVSSIGGQTFDLTQENEGGNRTLYRFNTDKKKLIDFHEGCVFNQVSKESTFTHIDIVSRATQTGRITLADQTLTTVENGVQTSKELSIEEKAYTLQNVFKLHI is encoded by the coding sequence ACGACCGTACCAAATGAAGTCTCTCTACCAATTCTAACGATGCTCCAGCATCAACATTTGCAACATATTCCTTTTGAAAATTTGGATGTCATTCGAAAAACACCTATTTACCTCAACCTACAGCGAATATTCACCAAGGTGGTAGACAATCATCGCGGGGGCTATTGTTATGAATTGAACGGACTCTTTCATTGGCTATTAACTGAGCTTGGATTTACTGCACATTTAGTTGCTGCTACTGTGTTAAGGCCGAACGGCGAATGGGCAAAAGCAGAGACGCATGCAGCCATACTCGTTCAGCTAGATGTCCCTTACCTGGTCGATGTCGGTTTTGGAGCTGCCACGCCACGCACACCTATTCCACTCGATGGAAGCGAACGAACAGATAGCAATGGGACTTATAAAGTATCCTCCATTGGCGGACAGACATTTGATCTGACACAGGAAAATGAGGGAGGCAATCGAACACTCTACCGCTTTAATACCGACAAGAAAAAACTTATCGACTTCCACGAGGGCTGCGTCTTTAATCAAGTCTCCAAAGAATCGACTTTCACGCATATCGACATTGTTTCCCGCGCGACCCAAACAGGGAGGATAACATTAGCGGATCAAACCCTAACAACGGTGGAAAATGGTGTTCAAACAAGTAAGGAACTTTCAATAGAAGAAAAAGCATATACCTTACAAAATGTGTTTAAACTCCATATATAA
- the ilvA gene encoding threonine ammonia-lyase IlvA → MYLANTEQKNIQVEDILIANQLLKDVVVHTPLQKDERLSEKYDCHVYIKREDLQHVRSFKLRGAYYKIKTLEDQAREKGIICASAGNHAQGVAYACAHLGIDGKIYMPQTTPKQKVNQVRMFGRNYVEIILVGDTFDDSFAEAEKCAVAEDRIFIHPFDDADIIAGQGTVAVEVMNDIEEPIDFIFASIGGGGLISGVSTYIKNLSPQTRIVGVEPAGAASMKAAFNNDHITTLESIDKFVDGAAVQCVGQLTFDVCSQYVDDIIPVPEGKVCSAILSLYNEHAIIAEPAGALPIAALDFYKDQIKGKSVVCIISGGNNDIGRMQEIKEKSLIYEGLLYYFIVNFPQRSGALRQFLDKVLGPDDDITTFEYTKKNNKESGPGLVGVEIKRKEDYAGLIQRMNECGFSYKEVNNDSTLFGLLI, encoded by the coding sequence ATGTATCTAGCAAACACAGAACAAAAAAACATCCAAGTAGAAGATATTCTTATTGCCAATCAGTTGTTAAAAGATGTAGTTGTGCATACGCCGCTACAAAAGGACGAACGTCTATCTGAAAAATACGATTGCCATGTCTATATTAAAAGGGAAGACTTGCAACATGTTCGTTCCTTTAAACTACGAGGTGCCTACTATAAGATTAAAACACTTGAAGATCAAGCGCGTGAAAAAGGCATTATCTGTGCCAGCGCGGGTAACCATGCGCAAGGTGTAGCCTATGCATGTGCTCATTTAGGAATAGACGGCAAAATTTATATGCCACAAACAACACCTAAACAGAAAGTGAACCAGGTGCGAATGTTTGGCCGCAATTACGTTGAAATCATTTTAGTCGGCGACACATTTGACGATTCCTTTGCAGAAGCTGAAAAATGTGCAGTCGCAGAAGACAGAATCTTCATTCATCCTTTCGATGACGCTGATATTATTGCTGGTCAAGGAACTGTTGCAGTTGAAGTGATGAATGACATCGAAGAGCCTATTGATTTTATCTTTGCAAGTATCGGTGGTGGCGGTCTTATTTCTGGCGTCAGCACCTATATCAAAAACTTATCCCCACAGACACGTATAGTTGGTGTGGAGCCAGCAGGTGCAGCAAGTATGAAGGCGGCTTTTAACAATGATCACATTACAACGTTAGAATCCATCGATAAGTTTGTCGATGGGGCGGCTGTGCAATGCGTCGGTCAACTGACATTCGATGTTTGTAGTCAATATGTAGACGATATCATTCCCGTACCCGAAGGCAAAGTCTGCTCGGCAATTTTAAGCCTATACAACGAACATGCCATCATTGCAGAACCTGCAGGTGCATTACCAATCGCAGCTTTAGATTTCTATAAAGATCAAATCAAAGGTAAATCCGTTGTCTGCATTATTAGTGGCGGCAATAATGATATTGGAAGAATGCAAGAAATCAAAGAAAAATCATTAATTTATGAAGGTTTACTTTATTACTTCATCGTAAACTTCCCGCAACGCTCCGGCGCACTGCGTCAGTTTTTGGATAAAGTGCTCGGTCCAGATGATGACATTACAACCTTTGAATATACGAAGAAAAACAATAAAGAAAGTGGTCCTGGACTCGTCGGTGTTGAAATTAAAAGAAAAGAAGACTATGCAGGTCTTATCCAACGCATGAACGAATGCGGCTTCTCTTATAAAGAAGTCAACAACGATAGCACGTTATTCGGCTTGCTCATTTAA
- a CDS encoding proline dehydrogenase family protein: MLKDFFIGLSQNQLLNSAAKKYGLKLGAQNVVAGTNVEETIQSIKELNAHGISCTVDNLGEFVFKEEEATEAKGQILSVIEAIHTHGVDAHISLKPSQLGLDIDYQFCLENLREIVSKASGYGIFVNFDMEDHARLQLSFDLLDELSKDYDNIGTVIQAYFFRAEEDLEQYKNFRLRIVKGAYKETAEVAYQDKQEIDENYIKLIEWHLLNGKFTSIATHDHNVINHVKQFVKEHNISNDKFEFQMLYGFRKDMQLQLAKEGYNFCTYVPFGQDWYGYFMRRLAERPQNLNLVVKQVFNKKTNTMIGLAAGAFVLGRVSKKK; encoded by the coding sequence ATGTTGAAAGATTTCTTTATCGGTTTATCTCAAAACCAACTTTTGAATAGCGCAGCTAAAAAATACGGTTTAAAATTAGGGGCACAAAATGTTGTTGCCGGAACGAACGTAGAAGAAACAATTCAAAGCATTAAAGAATTGAATGCACACGGAATTTCTTGTACGGTCGATAACCTAGGGGAATTTGTTTTTAAAGAAGAAGAGGCGACAGAAGCCAAAGGGCAAATTCTAAGTGTCATTGAAGCAATTCATACACATGGCGTTGATGCGCATATCTCATTGAAACCATCACAACTTGGTTTAGATATCGATTATCAGTTCTGTTTGGAGAATTTACGGGAAATCGTCTCAAAAGCAAGTGGTTACGGTATTTTCGTCAACTTTGATATGGAAGACCATGCTCGTTTGCAACTATCGTTTGACCTGTTAGATGAACTGTCGAAGGATTACGATAATATTGGAACGGTTATTCAAGCATACTTTTTCCGTGCGGAAGAAGACCTTGAACAATACAAAAACTTCCGTTTGCGCATTGTAAAAGGTGCATATAAAGAAACAGCTGAAGTTGCTTATCAGGATAAACAAGAAATTGATGAAAATTATATTAAATTAATCGAGTGGCATTTATTGAACGGAAAATTCACTTCAATCGCAACACATGACCACAATGTGATCAATCATGTGAAGCAATTTGTAAAAGAACATAATATTTCAAATGACAAATTTGAATTCCAAATGCTTTATGGCTTCCGGAAGGATATGCAATTGCAACTAGCAAAAGAAGGATACAACTTCTGCACATATGTACCGTTTGGTCAAGATTGGTATGGCTATTTCATGCGTCGTCTTGCAGAAAGGCCTCAAAACTTGAATCTTGTCGTGAAGCAAGTATTTAATAAGAAAACGAATACGATGATCGGCTTAGCGGCCGGTGCATTCGTTCTCGGTAGAGTGTCTAAAAAGAAATAA
- a CDS encoding urea transporter, protein MRFFWNVLDSKWLIPASLRGFSQVMLIENTLSGCLILFGLVLYSPTFASIALLSSIVGTVTGYYYGGDKQAAHQGIYGFNSLLSGIAVTLFLQSDWRWMIALFAALLAALMMIGVTKILAKWNIPILTFPFVFVTWMGLLATYQINPVAINPAFVASSPVKWNLPMEHAPHFFLGLIKGVGEVFIIDSISAGSLILIALFVAGWRYGVYAIIGTFVSWLTALSFGVNTEMLDLGLYNYNAVLTMIAIGLAFDDKRRFLLVGIFAAAMTVPITAGLDLLLNPLGLPILTFPFIISTWLFLAFRKALPKMEVTL, encoded by the coding sequence ATGCGATTTTTTTGGAATGTCCTGGATAGTAAATGGCTAATACCTGCCTCACTTCGAGGTTTTTCACAAGTGATGCTCATCGAAAACACCTTGTCAGGCTGTCTCATCCTTTTTGGACTTGTCTTATATTCACCAACGTTTGCATCGATAGCACTACTTTCCTCAATCGTTGGAACAGTAACTGGTTACTATTATGGGGGAGACAAACAAGCTGCTCACCAAGGAATTTACGGATTCAACTCTTTATTGAGTGGAATAGCCGTCACTTTATTTCTACAAAGTGATTGGCGTTGGATGATTGCTCTCTTCGCAGCATTACTTGCCGCACTCATGATGATTGGAGTAACCAAAATTTTAGCCAAGTGGAATATCCCGATTCTCACTTTTCCATTTGTCTTCGTCACCTGGATGGGGCTTCTCGCAACCTATCAAATCAACCCGGTAGCTATCAACCCCGCATTCGTCGCATCCTCACCCGTTAAATGGAATTTACCGATGGAACATGCACCGCATTTCTTTTTAGGCTTAATCAAAGGCGTTGGTGAAGTCTTCATCATCGATTCGATTTCAGCTGGCTCACTCATCTTAATAGCTCTTTTTGTAGCGGGCTGGCGGTACGGAGTATATGCCATTATTGGAACATTCGTTTCATGGCTTACGGCTTTATCCTTTGGCGTCAATACAGAGATGCTTGATCTAGGATTGTATAATTACAATGCGGTATTAACGATGATTGCGATTGGTCTGGCGTTCGATGATAAAAGAAGATTTTTACTTGTAGGTATATTCGCTGCCGCTATGACGGTGCCGATTACAGCTGGGCTAGACCTATTACTCAATCCACTGGGACTACCGATATTGACATTTCCTTTCATTATTAGTACATGGTTGTTTTTAGCCTTCCGAAAAGCATTGCCAAAAATGGAAGTGACCCTATGA
- a CDS encoding SDR family oxidoreductase yields MGRVQGKVALVTGGASGIGLSAATLLAKEGAKVVIADFNVEGAKQAAEEINKQGSEAVGIFLNAGEEQSIKEAIDFTVEQFGTITVLYNNVGLSNLQKDLDVVNIDLEEWDRLMDVNAKSVLIGSRYAIPHMQKAGGGSIINTASMAAFAGDAVRSAYGASKAAVVNLTKYIAAQYGKDSIRCNAIAPGLILTPAAERNMPQEVLDIFGKFNALPYHGEADDIGHTVVFLASDESKFITGQTIQVEGGHYSGNPSIADFQAYMAKVQAK; encoded by the coding sequence ATGGGCAGAGTACAAGGGAAAGTTGCCTTAGTAACAGGTGGCGCGTCGGGAATTGGTTTATCCGCTGCAACATTATTGGCAAAAGAAGGCGCGAAAGTCGTCATTGCGGATTTTAACGTGGAAGGTGCAAAACAAGCCGCGGAGGAGATTAACAAACAAGGCAGCGAAGCAGTCGGCATCTTTTTGAATGCTGGTGAAGAGCAGTCTATTAAAGAAGCAATCGATTTCACAGTTGAACAGTTTGGCACGATTACTGTTCTTTATAATAATGTTGGCCTATCGAATTTACAAAAAGATTTGGATGTCGTAAATATCGATTTAGAAGAATGGGATCGTTTGATGGATGTTAACGCAAAGAGCGTCTTAATTGGTAGCCGTTATGCGATTCCGCATATGCAAAAAGCGGGCGGGGGTTCTATTATTAATACAGCGTCAATGGCTGCTTTTGCAGGTGATGCTGTTCGTTCGGCTTACGGTGCATCCAAAGCAGCTGTAGTCAATTTGACGAAATATATTGCGGCACAATACGGCAAAGATAGCATTCGTTGTAATGCTATTGCACCAGGTTTAATCTTGACACCTGCTGCAGAACGTAATATGCCACAGGAAGTACTAGATATTTTCGGTAAATTTAATGCGCTCCCATATCATGGAGAAGCAGATGATATCGGTCATACTGTCGTATTTTTAGCTTCAGATGAATCTAAATTCATCACAGGACAAACGATTCAAGTCGAAGGTGGACATTATTCTGGCAATCCAAGCATCGCCGATTTCCAAGCGTATATGGCGAAGGTACAAGCAAAATAA
- a CDS encoding MarR family transcriptional regulator, whose translation MSEKTIFELLHSFEQVNHKMIVRWKRKSAHDLGISHIVVLHELRQDGEVRPSDLAKRLGFTPASLTHLSTKLSNQDLIIRRQDDTDRRTTYWSISEKGIALLEQAQKDGQGTRRELFAHLSEEEQETLLAIYQKLDQSLD comes from the coding sequence ATGTCTGAAAAAACGATTTTTGAATTACTTCACTCTTTTGAGCAAGTGAATCACAAAATGATTGTTCGTTGGAAAAGAAAATCTGCGCATGATCTCGGTATTTCACATATTGTTGTCTTGCACGAGTTGCGACAAGATGGTGAGGTTCGCCCTTCCGATTTAGCGAAAAGATTAGGTTTCACACCTGCTTCGCTCACACATCTCTCTACTAAACTTTCCAATCAGGATTTGATTATCCGTAGACAAGATGATACCGATCGTCGTACTACCTATTGGTCAATCAGTGAAAAAGGCATCGCTTTGCTAGAACAAGCCCAAAAAGATGGACAAGGAACGCGACGTGAACTATTCGCTCACCTATCTGAGGAAGAACAAGAGACTTTATTAGCTATCTATCAAAAACTTGATCAATCGCTAGACTAA
- a CDS encoding amino acid ABC transporter permease has product MATIEWGNIFDVQLAITSLPYILQGIGYTILISFGGMACGLVLGFILALGRGSKWFVVRWPSRFFISYMRGTPMLVFLFLLYFGLPNIGIQLSAVTAALIGFSLHSSAYMAEIHRSALNAVDKGQWEAATALGMTYWQTMFSVIIPQAIRIAIPPLSNVLLDLIKASSLAAMITVPELFQRAKIVGGREFDYLTVYILVGFVYWGISLLVELGQEFFEKRFSSRQH; this is encoded by the coding sequence ATGGCAACAATTGAATGGGGAAATATATTTGATGTGCAACTTGCGATTACGTCATTGCCCTATATTCTTCAGGGGATCGGTTATACCATTCTCATTTCGTTTGGTGGTATGGCGTGTGGGCTCGTCCTAGGCTTTATATTGGCGCTAGGGCGAGGTTCCAAGTGGTTTGTCGTAAGATGGCCGTCACGTTTCTTTATTTCATATATGCGGGGAACGCCGATGCTTGTATTTTTGTTTCTCTTGTATTTTGGATTGCCGAATATTGGGATTCAACTATCCGCAGTGACAGCGGCGCTAATCGGATTTAGTTTGCATTCTTCAGCATATATGGCTGAAATTCATCGCTCAGCGTTGAACGCTGTCGACAAAGGGCAATGGGAAGCGGCAACTGCGCTAGGCATGACATATTGGCAAACGATGTTTTCTGTCATTATTCCGCAAGCGATAAGAATTGCTATACCGCCATTGTCGAATGTCTTGCTCGATCTCATCAAAGCCTCCTCGTTAGCTGCGATGATTACCGTCCCTGAATTGTTCCAAAGGGCGAAAATTGTCGGCGGTAGAGAATTTGACTATTTGACAGTGTATATCCTTGTCGGTTTTGTATACTGGGGAATCAGCTTACTTGTCGAACTAGGGCAAGAGTTTTTCGAAAAACGTTTTTCATCTCGCCAACACTAA
- a CDS encoding methyl-accepting chemotaxis protein gives MKNSLTVQLGTIIVGIMIAMLAITSVATYKTAYDKLYDAAGIEAYGCANITTGLIRAEDVVKMLDGDRDVMDQVGKQINWTIEHKDIFETQYILDLNGKILALDDNSRAKGLKPGDMVPLDEKAIKKLLEMKHSTYSELYEFQGLERLSGYAPIFENHDSSGEIIAISVIDFDGSIVADRTWDVVRNGILVSLIPMFLASIVTLYLIRRKTKPISTLIAHAKKIADGDLAIEDIVIKSNDEVGDLGRTLNMMTAHLRTVIGTIQSTSLQLAQNSAATATSLNEMQVAIQQVAHNMNDTAVSISDGTHSAEHASEILVSLANNLQNSKEKADFSAENSQKTMQIAEQGRLRVNDIRSDMERIRESSVEASGTIENLIESTTKIQDITGSIAAIAAQTNLLALNASIEAARAGEHGKGFAVVAEEVRKLAEQSNDEVLEVEKLVQAITESIGQVVTSTSESTKLIETGTETVRLTAQSLSNISNAVTETVNDIRLISALTTDEAENSSRVVTLISELTHSIQGIEEMSATISTATEETCAAIDEVTIRSNETNQIAQELEEVVGQFKL, from the coding sequence GTGAAAAATTCATTGACCGTACAGCTAGGGACTATTATTGTAGGCATAATGATTGCGATGTTAGCGATTACGTCTGTAGCAACATACAAAACCGCATATGACAAGTTATATGATGCAGCAGGCATAGAAGCATACGGCTGTGCCAACATTACAACAGGACTAATCCGGGCGGAAGATGTAGTGAAAATGCTTGACGGCGATCGTGACGTAATGGATCAAGTCGGTAAACAAATCAACTGGACGATTGAACATAAAGATATTTTTGAAACACAGTATATCTTAGATTTAAATGGTAAAATTCTAGCCTTAGATGACAATTCACGAGCGAAAGGGTTAAAACCGGGCGATATGGTTCCGCTGGATGAGAAAGCTATCAAAAAGTTATTGGAAATGAAACACTCTACTTATTCAGAGCTCTATGAATTCCAAGGATTAGAGCGTTTATCGGGCTATGCACCAATCTTTGAAAATCATGATTCAAGTGGTGAAATCATTGCCATTAGCGTCATCGATTTTGATGGTTCAATTGTTGCAGATCGAACATGGGATGTTGTACGAAATGGTATTTTAGTCAGTCTGATCCCGATGTTTTTGGCATCGATTGTCACGCTGTACTTAATCAGACGTAAAACAAAACCGATATCGACTCTTATTGCGCATGCGAAAAAGATTGCGGACGGTGACCTAGCGATTGAAGATATTGTAATAAAAAGTAATGATGAGGTTGGCGATCTAGGTCGCACATTGAATATGATGACTGCACATTTGCGTACGGTTATTGGAACGATCCAATCGACTTCTTTACAGCTCGCGCAAAATTCAGCTGCAACAGCCACTTCGTTGAATGAAATGCAAGTCGCAATTCAACAAGTAGCCCATAATATGAATGACACGGCGGTTTCTATTTCGGATGGAACGCATAGTGCAGAACATGCATCAGAAATTTTGGTGTCTCTTGCCAATAATCTGCAAAACTCGAAAGAAAAAGCGGATTTTAGTGCAGAGAATTCACAAAAGACGATGCAAATTGCCGAACAAGGTAGACTGCGTGTCAATGATATTCGTAGTGACATGGAAAGAATTCGAGAGTCTTCCGTTGAGGCAAGCGGAACCATTGAGAACTTGATTGAATCAACAACGAAAATTCAGGATATAACAGGCTCTATAGCGGCAATCGCTGCCCAAACTAATTTACTTGCATTGAATGCTTCGATTGAGGCGGCTCGCGCAGGAGAGCATGGTAAAGGTTTTGCTGTCGTTGCAGAGGAAGTTCGAAAGTTAGCAGAGCAATCGAATGATGAAGTGTTGGAAGTTGAAAAGTTGGTGCAGGCAATCACTGAAAGTATTGGACAAGTGGTTACTTCTACATCAGAAAGTACAAAACTAATTGAAACAGGTACAGAAACTGTGCGTTTAACGGCACAATCACTAAGCAATATTTCAAATGCTGTCACCGAAACTGTAAATGATATTCGTTTGATATCGGCGCTGACAACGGACGAAGCTGAAAATTCCAGTCGTGTTGTTACGTTAATTAGTGAGTTGACGCACTCCATTCAAGGAATCGAAGAAATGTCTGCAACGATTTCTACAGCAACGGAAGAAACATGTGCGGCAATTGACGAGGTGACTATTCGTTCGAATGAAACGAATCAAATTGCACAAGAACTAGAAGAAGTAGTCGGCCAATTTAAACTATAA
- a CDS encoding catalase, producing the protein MTENQKPKLTTAAGAPVVDNQNSMTAGPRGPILLQDVWLLEKLAHFDREVIPERRMHAKGSAAYGTFTVTHDISQYTKAKVFSEIGKKTDMFLRFSTVAGERGGADAERDIRGFAARFYTEEGNWDLVGNNTPVFFFRDPMQFPDLNHAVKRDPRTNMRSANNNWDFWTSLPEALHQVTIVMSDRGLPSSYRTMHGFGSHTFSMINAQNERVWVKFHMRSQQGIENLTDQEAEVVVGKDRESHQRDLYDNIENGNFPKWKMYIQVMTEEQAANMPYNPFDLTKVWYKKDFPLIEVGEFELNRNPDNYFAEVEQAAFTPANVVPGISFSPDKMLQGRLFSYGDAQRYRLGVNHHQIPVNQPKCPFHSYHRDGAMRVDGNHGSRMHYEPNSYGEWQEQPNYKDPALDLFGAADQWNFREDDDNYFEQPGKLFNLMSPEQQQVLFENTGRNMQGVDKHIQLRHIAHCYKADPAYGQGVANALGIAWSEVEAAATFEAK; encoded by the coding sequence ATGACTGAAAATCAAAAACCAAAACTAACTACTGCAGCAGGTGCACCCGTCGTCGATAACCAAAACTCAATGACAGCCGGTCCAAGAGGTCCAATCTTATTACAAGATGTTTGGCTACTCGAAAAACTTGCACATTTCGATCGTGAAGTAATTCCTGAGCGTCGCATGCATGCAAAAGGTTCAGCTGCTTACGGTACATTTACTGTAACGCATGACATCTCACAATATACGAAAGCAAAAGTATTCTCTGAAATTGGTAAGAAAACAGATATGTTCCTTCGCTTCTCAACGGTTGCTGGCGAACGTGGCGGCGCTGATGCAGAACGCGACATTCGTGGATTCGCTGCGCGTTTCTACACAGAAGAAGGAAACTGGGATCTTGTTGGTAACAACACACCTGTATTCTTCTTTAGAGACCCGATGCAATTCCCTGACTTAAACCATGCTGTTAAACGGGATCCACGCACAAATATGCGTAGCGCTAATAATAACTGGGATTTCTGGACATCATTACCTGAAGCGCTTCACCAAGTCACAATCGTTATGAGTGATCGTGGTCTTCCAAGTTCATATCGTACAATGCACGGTTTCGGAAGCCATACATTCAGTATGATTAACGCTCAAAACGAACGCGTTTGGGTGAAATTCCACATGCGTTCACAACAAGGTATCGAAAACCTAACAGATCAGGAAGCTGAAGTCGTTGTCGGGAAAGATCGCGAAAGCCATCAGCGTGACCTTTATGACAACATCGAAAACGGTAACTTCCCGAAATGGAAAATGTACATTCAAGTAATGACAGAAGAACAAGCTGCAAACATGCCTTACAACCCATTTGACTTAACAAAAGTTTGGTATAAAAAAGACTTCCCACTTATCGAAGTAGGGGAATTCGAATTAAACCGTAACCCAGACAACTATTTCGCAGAAGTAGAGCAAGCTGCTTTCACACCGGCAAACGTTGTGCCAGGTATCAGTTTCTCACCAGACAAAATGTTGCAAGGCCGCCTCTTCTCATACGGTGATGCACAACGTTACCGTCTAGGTGTCAACCATCACCAAATTCCGGTCAATCAACCGAAATGTCCATTCCACAGCTATCACCGCGATGGTGCGATGCGTGTTGATGGCAACCATGGCAGTAGAATGCATTATGAGCCAAACAGCTATGGTGAATGGCAAGAACAACCAAACTACAAAGATCCAGCACTCGATCTATTTGGTGCGGCAGATCAGTGGAACTTCCGTGAGGATGATGACAATTACTTCGAGCAACCAGGTAAATTGTTCAACTTGATGAGCCCAGAACAACAGCAAGTGTTGTTTGAAAACACTGGACGCAATATGCAAGGCGTTGACAAACATATCCAACTTCGTCACATTGCACACTGCTACAAAGCGGATCCAGCTTACGGACAAGGCGTAGCTAATGCGCTTGGTATCGCTTGGAGCGAAGTAGAAGCAGCTGCGACATTTGAAGCAAAATAA
- a CDS encoding transporter substrate-binding domain-containing protein, translated as MRNKFQFRAIILSVFTLAMLLILTACGNTEDEGAKSSNGNKEKASATVWDKVIENKEIVVATSGTLYPASYHDSDTEELTGYEVEIMREIGKRLELDIRFVEMGLDGMLTSLNSGQVDLAVNDIEITPEREAKFTFSDPYKYSFGTAIVRKADHSGIESLEDLKGKKAAGAATSVYMQVGRDYGVEEVIYDNVTNDVYLRDVDLKRTDVILNDYYLQKLALAAFPEFEIMIHPTIKYHPNVQAIIMKKDNDELLKQVNTVLADLHADGTISTLSKEFFGGEDVSVEQAFDFE; from the coding sequence ATGCGAAACAAATTCCAGTTTAGGGCAATTATACTGTCTGTTTTTACGTTAGCAATGTTGTTGATATTGACTGCTTGCGGGAATACTGAAGACGAGGGTGCAAAATCCAGCAACGGAAATAAAGAAAAAGCATCAGCAACAGTATGGGATAAAGTGATTGAAAATAAAGAAATTGTTGTAGCAACATCGGGAACGCTTTACCCGGCATCCTACCATGACAGCGACACAGAAGAGCTAACAGGCTACGAAGTAGAAATTATGAGGGAAATCGGAAAGCGCTTGGAGCTAGATATTCGCTTTGTTGAGATGGGGCTAGATGGAATGCTTACATCTCTGAACAGTGGCCAAGTGGATCTCGCAGTAAATGATATTGAAATTACACCAGAACGTGAAGCGAAATTTACGTTTTCTGACCCTTACAAATACTCTTTTGGAACGGCAATTGTCCGTAAAGCTGATCATTCAGGTATTGAGTCGTTAGAAGACTTAAAAGGGAAAAAAGCTGCTGGAGCGGCGACGTCTGTTTATATGCAAGTTGGGCGTGACTATGGTGTAGAAGAAGTGATTTACGATAATGTAACGAACGATGTGTACTTGAGAGATGTAGATTTAAAACGTACGGATGTAATTTTGAATGACTACTATTTGCAGAAATTAGCACTTGCTGCGTTTCCAGAGTTTGAAATTATGATTCACCCAACAATTAAATATCACCCGAATGTCCAAGCAATCATTATGAAAAAAGATAATGATGAACTATTGAAGCAGGTGAATACTGTACTTGCTGATTTGCATGCGGATGGGACAATTTCTACATTGTCGAAGGAGTTCTTCGGCGGCGAAGATGTCTCCGTTGAGCAAGCGTTTGACTTTGAATAA